One genomic segment of Candidatus Saccharimonas sp. includes these proteins:
- the rpsD gene encoding 30S ribosomal protein S4: MARDRSPIVKQSRREGYALHRKAAKIMARKSGIPGQHSGSRQGKPSLYAVQLREKQKVRRLYGLLEKQFARLMKEASRREGLAGENLLQLLELRLDNAIYRAGFATSRRQARQLVSHGHFLLNGRRVDIPSIRLKAGDEIVVRPKSQKSGYFTNLEDVVADAAPAPLSWLKADSKKMTVSISGLPKREEAEAGINEQLIVEYYSR; this comes from the coding sequence ATGGCGAGAGATAGATCTCCGATTGTTAAACAATCACGCCGAGAAGGCTATGCCCTTCATCGAAAAGCTGCTAAAATTATGGCACGTAAAAGTGGAATTCCTGGTCAACATTCAGGTTCTCGACAGGGAAAGCCAAGTTTATATGCAGTTCAATTGCGCGAAAAGCAGAAAGTTCGAAGACTTTATGGACTTCTCGAAAAGCAATTTGCACGATTGATGAAAGAAGCGTCACGCCGTGAAGGTTTGGCTGGTGAAAACTTACTACAGCTTTTGGAACTTCGTTTAGATAATGCTATTTATCGAGCAGGTTTCGCAACTTCACGACGACAAGCTCGCCAGTTGGTGAGCCACGGACATTTCTTGTTGAATGGTCGACGAGTTGATATTCCTTCAATTCGACTAAAAGCTGGCGACGAGATTGTTGTTCGACCAAAGAGCCAAAAATCTGGCTATTTCACAAATCTTGAAGATGTTGTTGCTGATGCAGCCCCAGCTCCACTTAGCTGGTTAAAAGCTGACAGTAAGAAAATGACAGTTTCTATTTCAGGTCTTCCTAAACGAGAAGAGGCAGAAGCTGGAATTAATGAACAGCTAATCGTTGAATATTACTCACGATAA
- the rpmJ gene encoding 50S ribosomal protein L36, with protein sequence MKVRASVKKISPDDILVRRKGRLRVINKKKPKNKQRQG encoded by the coding sequence ATGAAAGTTCGTGCAAGTGTTAAAAAAATCAGTCCAGATGACATTTTAGTTCGCCGAAAAGGTCGACTTCGTGTTATCAATAAGAAAAAACCTAAGAATAAGCAAAGGCAGGGTTAA
- the rpsM gene encoding 30S ribosomal protein S13 yields the protein MARIAGVTIPAEKQVWIALTYIYGIGETTSRTILAAANIEPTTRVKNLTEAEEQKLREIIDNNYTVEGDLQRLVANNIKRLKDINNYKGMRHKSGLPVNGQRTRTNARTRKGRAIAVGGAQPKAASKT from the coding sequence ATGGCTCGAATCGCAGGGGTAACAATCCCAGCAGAAAAGCAAGTTTGGATTGCTCTTACCTACATTTATGGTATTGGTGAAACAACTTCGCGAACCATCCTTGCGGCGGCTAATATTGAGCCGACCACTCGGGTGAAAAATCTCACCGAGGCTGAAGAACAGAAACTACGTGAAATTATTGATAATAATTATACCGTAGAAGGTGATCTGCAACGCCTCGTGGCAAATAATATTAAACGTCTAAAAGACATTAACAACTATAAAGGTATGCGACACAAATCAGGGTTGCCTGTAAACGGTCAGCGCACACGAACGAATGCACGAACTCGAAAGGGTCGCGCAATCGCCGTTGGTGGAGCACAGCCAAAAGCAGCAAGCAAGACTTGA
- a CDS encoding DNA-directed RNA polymerase subunit alpha gives MSKLIHNPALAEIQDLSENVATFVVKPLEPGYGNTLGNSLRRVLLSSINGAAIVAFKIDGVSHEFTSIEGVKEDVVDIMLNLKNIKFKAHTDSPVELRLEKTGAGVITAGDIQTNADMEVVNPDQVIATIDDKKTKFVMDIVVESGHGYKTIEESSEDRIHSDMIAVDAIFTPVLRVRYKVDNTRVGQVSNLDRLDLTIETDGSLSPREAFEQASAILANQYTALAGSTTIEAAPALGEEFEDEASELHTSIEDLNLTARTTNALVNNDIRTVHDLVNLTEQDLRELKGFGSKALDEVKDKIAELNL, from the coding sequence ATGTCAAAATTAATTCATAACCCAGCGCTTGCTGAAATTCAAGACTTAAGCGAAAATGTTGCAACTTTTGTTGTGAAGCCGCTTGAGCCTGGATACGGTAATACGCTTGGAAATAGCTTGCGCCGAGTGCTCCTTTCGAGTATTAATGGTGCAGCAATAGTTGCTTTTAAGATTGACGGAGTTAGCCATGAATTTACATCAATTGAAGGTGTGAAAGAAGACGTGGTTGATATAATGTTAAATCTTAAGAATATAAAATTTAAGGCTCACACTGATTCGCCTGTTGAACTTCGATTGGAAAAAACTGGTGCTGGCGTAATTACTGCTGGTGATATTCAAACAAATGCTGATATGGAAGTAGTAAATCCAGATCAAGTTATCGCTACTATTGACGATAAAAAGACTAAATTTGTAATGGATATTGTAGTTGAATCTGGTCATGGTTATAAAACTATTGAAGAATCTAGTGAGGACCGAATTCATAGTGATATGATTGCGGTTGATGCAATTTTCACGCCAGTTTTGCGAGTTCGATACAAAGTTGATAATACTCGTGTTGGTCAGGTTTCGAACCTTGATAGATTAGATCTAACTATCGAGACCGATGGATCGCTTTCTCCACGGGAAGCTTTCGAACAAGCATCGGCAATTTTAGCAAATCAATATACGGCACTTGCTGGTTCTACAACGATTGAAGCTGCTCCAGCTTTAGGTGAAGAATTTGAGGATGAAGCAAGTGAACTTCACACATCAATTGAAGATTTAAACTTGACAGCTCGAACAACAAATGCGCTTGTTAATAATGACATTCGCACTGTTCACGACCTAGTAAACCTTACCGAACAAGATTTGCGTGAACTTAAAGGCTTTGGAAGCAAAGCTTTGGATGAAGTAAAAGATAAAATAGCGGAGTTAAATTTATAA
- the infA gene encoding translation initiation factor IF-1 yields the protein MAQKEVIKLEGRIVEALPNTQFKVELQNGHTIIAHISGKMRKHYIRLVPGDKVEVELTPYDLTKGRISFRLRD from the coding sequence ATGGCTCAAAAGGAAGTAATAAAATTGGAAGGACGAATCGTGGAGGCTTTGCCAAACACGCAGTTTAAAGTTGAACTTCAGAATGGGCATACAATCATCGCTCATATCAGTGGAAAGATGCGAAAGCATTATATTCGATTGGTGCCGGGCGACAAGGTTGAAGTAGAGTTGACCCCTTATGACCTTACTAAGGGAAGAATCAGCTTCCGCCTAAGAGATTAG
- the rpsK gene encoding 30S ribosomal protein S11 has product MAEKVSRKKQRRSVPSGQMHIQATFNNTIITFTDKKGNALAAASAGACGFRGSKKGTAYAAQVATEKAAENVQALYGLKSVDVFVKGVGLGRDSAIRSLSNVNINVESIKDVTGVPHGGVRPKKARRA; this is encoded by the coding sequence ATGGCAGAAAAAGTTAGTCGTAAAAAACAGCGCCGATCTGTTCCATCAGGTCAAATGCATATTCAAGCAACCTTTAACAACACAATCATTACTTTTACGGATAAAAAAGGTAACGCTTTAGCGGCAGCAAGTGCTGGTGCTTGTGGCTTCCGAGGAAGCAAAAAAGGTACAGCTTATGCAGCGCAGGTTGCAACTGAAAAAGCAGCCGAAAATGTACAAGCTCTTTATGGGCTAAAATCAGTTGATGTTTTCGTTAAAGGTGTTGGACTTGGTCGCGATTCAGCGATTCGCTCACTTTCGAATGTAAACATTAATGTTGAAAGTATTAAAGATGTGACTGGCGTCCCACACGGTGGCGTTCGTCCTAAGAAAGCAAGGAGGGCTTAA